From the Halalkalicoccus sp. CGA53 genome, one window contains:
- the hpt gene encoding hypoxanthine/guanine phosphoribosyltransferase, which produces MERLRRTLREAPVIDRGEYQYFVHPVTDCYPQVDAELLREIAAEIAERVDLSGVDKLLTAEAMGIHHATALTLETEIPFVCARKRSYGFEDEVAVHQTTAYAEDELYLNGVDPGDRLLLVDDVVSSGGTLRALCDAAAEAGGEPVGAVAVIRRAGGESVDLPVGVTSLVEVDVVDGSVVILD; this is translated from the coding sequence ATGGAGCGACTGCGACGGACGCTGCGAGAGGCGCCCGTGATCGACCGTGGCGAGTACCAGTACTTCGTCCACCCGGTCACCGACTGCTACCCGCAGGTCGATGCGGAGTTACTGCGCGAGATCGCCGCGGAGATCGCCGAGAGAGTCGACCTCTCGGGGGTCGACAAGCTCCTCACCGCGGAGGCGATGGGCATCCACCACGCGACGGCGCTCACCCTCGAGACCGAGATCCCGTTCGTCTGCGCGCGAAAGCGCTCCTACGGGTTCGAGGACGAGGTGGCGGTCCACCAGACGACCGCCTACGCCGAGGACGAGCTCTACCTGAACGGGGTCGACCCGGGCGACCGGCTGCTCCTCGTCGACGACGTCGTCTCCTCGGGCGGGACCCTGCGAGCGCTCTGTGACGCCGCAGCGGAGGCGGGCGGCGAACCGGTCGGCGCGGTCGCCGTGATCCGCCGAGCCGGCGGCGAGAGCGTCGACCTCCCGGTCGGGGTGACGAGCCTCGTCGAGGTCGACGTGGTGGACGGCTCGGTCGTGATCCTCGACTGA
- a CDS encoding aldehyde dehydrogenase family protein, whose protein sequence is MSHTTERRSVDALLERLSSTDLLVGGERVAATGGETLTTVDPATGKPIATVAAAGPSDVDSAVAAAREAFPEWRAVAPDERGRVVYRVGQLVREHADDLAALESLDQGKPISQARSDMLGAARYFEYYAGAADKLEGRSVPVGREQIDYTLREPYGVSAQVTPWNFPGNLFARGIAPALVAGNTTVVKPAEGTPLSSLRLAELCAEAGVPDGVVNVVPGYGDPAGRALTEHPDVDQITFTGSVPTGQAIMRAAAETVTPVTLELGGKNPAVVLPDADLDAAAEWISTAIFTNAGQVCSAADRVVVHESVHDALVARIVDAAESLSIGPGHEDPDVGPLASEEQLEKVRRYIEVGIDEGATVATGGELPNRPGYFAEPTVFTDVSPDMRIAREEVFGPVLAVLSVADETEALSVANDSEYGLVAGVFTADVGRAHRFARDLEAGNVYVNKWFGDTNQTPFGGYKRSGIGREKGLEALDSYLQTKNVAIDLGGSADLPGS, encoded by the coding sequence ATGTCACACACGACCGAACGGCGATCGGTCGACGCGCTCCTCGAACGGCTGTCGAGCACCGACCTGCTCGTCGGCGGCGAGCGCGTCGCGGCAACGGGCGGCGAGACGCTCACGACCGTCGATCCGGCGACGGGGAAACCGATCGCGACGGTGGCCGCCGCGGGACCCTCCGACGTGGACAGCGCGGTGGCGGCCGCGCGGGAGGCGTTCCCGGAGTGGCGCGCCGTGGCACCCGACGAGCGCGGCCGGGTCGTCTATCGCGTCGGTCAGCTCGTCAGGGAGCACGCCGACGACCTCGCGGCGCTCGAGAGCCTCGACCAGGGGAAGCCGATCTCGCAGGCGCGGAGCGACATGCTCGGCGCGGCGCGCTACTTCGAGTACTACGCCGGCGCGGCCGACAAGTTGGAGGGCCGGAGTGTCCCGGTCGGCCGCGAACAGATCGACTACACCCTTCGGGAGCCGTACGGCGTCAGCGCGCAGGTCACGCCCTGGAACTTCCCCGGGAACCTCTTCGCCCGGGGGATCGCCCCGGCGCTGGTCGCGGGGAACACGACCGTGGTCAAGCCGGCCGAGGGGACGCCGCTGTCGTCGTTGCGCCTCGCGGAGCTCTGTGCGGAGGCCGGCGTCCCCGACGGGGTCGTCAACGTCGTCCCGGGCTACGGCGACCCCGCCGGTCGGGCGCTCACCGAACACCCCGACGTCGATCAGATCACGTTCACCGGGAGCGTCCCGACGGGCCAAGCGATCATGCGCGCGGCGGCCGAGACCGTCACGCCGGTGACGCTCGAACTCGGCGGGAAGAACCCGGCGGTCGTCCTCCCCGACGCGGACCTCGACGCCGCGGCGGAGTGGATCTCGACCGCGATCTTCACGAACGCCGGACAGGTCTGCTCGGCGGCCGACCGGGTGGTCGTTCACGAGTCGGTCCACGACGCGCTCGTCGCGCGGATCGTCGACGCCGCCGAATCGCTCTCGATCGGCCCCGGCCACGAGGACCCCGACGTGGGTCCGCTCGCCTCCGAGGAACAGCTCGAGAAGGTTCGGCGGTACATCGAGGTGGGGATCGACGAGGGTGCGACCGTCGCGACCGGCGGCGAGCTCCCCAACCGCCCGGGCTACTTCGCCGAACCGACGGTGTTCACCGACGTCAGTCCCGATATGCGGATCGCCCGCGAGGAGGTCTTCGGGCCGGTCCTCGCCGTGCTCTCGGTCGCCGACGAGACCGAGGCACTCTCCGTCGCGAACGACTCGGAGTACGGCCTGGTCGCCGGCGTCTTCACGGCCGACGTCGGGCGTGCACACCGCTTCGCCCGCGATCTCGAGGCCGGGAACGTCTACGTCAACAAGTGGTTCGGGGACACGAACCAGACGCCGTTCGGCGGCTACAAACGGAGCGGCATCGGCCGGGAGAAGGGCCTCGAAGCGCTCGACTCCTACCTCCAGACGAAGAACGTCGCGATCGACCTCGGCGGGAGCGCGGACCTCCCCGGTTCGTGA
- a CDS encoding zinc-binding dehydrogenase — MAARPTGRLVYLASPEQLEMKEYEVPEPEPGALITEIEQANVCGSELHIWRGHHPEVKEGVLGHEALCRVSELGEGVETDYAGEPIEEGDLIAPVYYITCQRCSSCLEGQFNLCQNAYRHWSKPPEEPPHFHGTFSTHYYVHPNQYFYTVPDGVDPRVAAGANCALSQMLFGLDRVGVELGETVVVQGAGGLGLNSIAIAKERGARTIAIEGVDGRIERAREFGVDHVIDFREYESVEERAERVRELTDGVGADVGVEVAGVPDAFAEGPHLLRDGGRYLEVGNVNPGYTTAFDPGQLTRSGIEIVSAIRYDPWYLKRALDFLAENGERYPYEDLIDAEFDLVDVDEALAQSDSREITRAALRPHAD; from the coding sequence ATGGCAGCGAGACCCACGGGCAGGCTGGTCTACCTGGCGTCGCCGGAGCAGCTCGAGATGAAGGAGTACGAGGTCCCGGAGCCCGAACCCGGGGCGCTGATCACCGAGATCGAGCAAGCGAACGTCTGTGGCTCCGAACTCCACATCTGGCGGGGGCACCACCCGGAGGTCAAAGAGGGTGTCCTCGGCCACGAGGCGCTCTGTCGGGTGAGCGAACTGGGCGAGGGCGTCGAGACGGACTACGCCGGCGAGCCGATCGAGGAGGGTGACCTGATCGCGCCGGTCTACTACATCACCTGCCAGCGGTGTTCGTCGTGTCTTGAGGGGCAGTTCAACCTCTGTCAGAACGCGTACCGACACTGGTCGAAACCCCCGGAGGAGCCGCCGCACTTCCACGGGACGTTCTCGACGCACTACTACGTCCACCCGAACCAGTACTTCTACACGGTCCCCGACGGGGTCGACCCCCGCGTCGCGGCCGGCGCGAACTGCGCGCTCTCGCAGATGCTGTTCGGCCTCGACCGGGTCGGCGTCGAGTTGGGCGAGACCGTCGTCGTCCAGGGAGCGGGCGGTCTCGGGCTAAACTCGATCGCCATCGCGAAGGAGCGAGGCGCACGGACGATCGCGATCGAGGGCGTCGACGGCCGGATCGAGCGGGCCCGCGAGTTCGGCGTCGACCACGTGATCGACTTCCGGGAGTACGAGAGCGTCGAGGAGCGCGCGGAACGGGTCAGGGAACTCACCGACGGGGTCGGCGCGGACGTCGGCGTCGAGGTCGCGGGCGTCCCCGACGCGTTCGCCGAGGGCCCACACCTGCTGCGCGACGGCGGGCGGTACCTCGAGGTCGGAAACGTCAATCCCGGCTACACGACGGCGTTCGATCCCGGTCAGCTCACGCGGTCGGGGATCGAGATCGTCTCGGCGATCCGGTACGACCCGTGGTACCTGAAGCGCGCGCTCGACTTCCTCGCGGAGAACGGCGAGCGCTACCCCTACGAGGACCTCATCGACGCGGAGTTCGACCTCGTCGACGTCGACGAGGCGCTGGCGCAGTCGGACTCCCGCGAGATCACCCGCGCGGCGTTGCGCCCGCACGCCGACTGA